One genomic segment of Spirochaeta cellobiosiphila DSM 17781 includes these proteins:
- a CDS encoding tRNA-dihydrouridine synthase family protein, with protein sequence MDKILLAPIKGITDLVYRKTYYQHYKGVTRAVAPFFVLSDKGGFKEGTIKRTLGQEATPTDSCPQILSRKGTMMAQLSQILKDLGFPLLNWNLGCPFPKVANKYRGSGLLPYPDEIRTILDDFYKHKGGDLEVKIRLGWESEEELEPLINVFNDYPITLLIIHPRFGIQRYSGSPHLELFEWAYKNYKGDISYNGDIYTRNDYVHLKERFPKVHTWMIGRGLLKNPDLALEILDNKYSRTPEKLYEFIMNLMENYRNFYPDPGKTVNMVKAHLYYLCPHWSANTEIVLAAKRAKSIKELSPLIRSLIAF encoded by the coding sequence ATGGATAAAATCCTTCTAGCGCCTATAAAAGGAATAACGGATCTCGTCTATCGCAAGACATATTATCAACACTACAAAGGGGTGACTAGGGCAGTTGCTCCATTCTTTGTTCTAAGCGACAAAGGCGGCTTTAAAGAAGGAACAATCAAGAGAACTTTAGGACAAGAGGCAACTCCTACAGATAGCTGTCCTCAGATTCTAAGTCGAAAAGGGACTATGATGGCCCAACTATCCCAAATTCTTAAAGATTTAGGTTTCCCCCTTCTTAATTGGAACTTAGGCTGTCCCTTTCCCAAAGTAGCCAACAAATATAGAGGGAGCGGACTACTACCCTACCCTGATGAAATACGAACCATACTCGATGATTTTTACAAACACAAAGGGGGAGATCTAGAGGTAAAAATCAGATTAGGTTGGGAGTCAGAAGAAGAACTAGAACCTCTAATAAATGTATTTAACGATTATCCAATAACATTATTGATTATCCATCCCCGTTTTGGTATCCAACGCTATTCAGGATCTCCTCACTTGGAACTTTTTGAATGGGCGTACAAGAACTATAAAGGAGATATTAGTTACAACGGTGATATCTATACACGAAATGATTATGTCCATCTAAAAGAGAGGTTTCCCAAGGTCCATACCTGGATGATAGGGAGAGGACTCCTTAAGAATCCTGATCTGGCTCTAGAAATTCTGGATAATAAATATTCAAGGACCCCGGAAAAGCTATACGAGTTTATCATGAACCTTATGGAGAATTATAGAAATTTCTATCCAGATCCAGGTAAGACTGTGAATATGGTTAAAGCTCACCTATACTACTTATGCCCCCATTGGTCCGCCAATACTGAAATAGTTTTAGCAGCTAAACGAGCAAAAAGTATAAAAGAGCTTTCACCACTAATTCGTTCTCTTATAGCCTTTTAA
- a CDS encoding NYN domain-containing protein — MDSMNQKQNIAILWDIENVTPSADSLFVEGLIEYAESLGKIAYCRAYADWTKKTIDKISMVLAENSFELIHVPRSRKNSSDISLITGAIELLYQYPHITRYILITGDSDFRSLLLTFRKQGRETFIICDAKTASEDLLSLADDFKDFRDLLPTEKEDPHPVVEEDPADPEADRFFAYGLLMEAVDDMIRRGKKTGLGAVKVRMRILNKTFDEGLYGFDSWSEFIAQAVESGYIELERDDKTTLIKPAGEGLQQSDEGIHVALRTLIEVLSHLDGKIPHSYHSFGKVNDRLKEKNIIYNQMGFKKLKDFIQAAEMRGLVETKNDHLKYYVKRL; from the coding sequence ATGGACTCAATGAATCAAAAACAAAATATAGCAATTTTATGGGATATTGAAAATGTAACACCTAGTGCGGACAGTTTGTTCGTTGAAGGTTTAATAGAATATGCCGAATCATTAGGTAAAATAGCCTATTGCCGAGCCTATGCGGATTGGACAAAAAAGACAATAGATAAGATTAGTATGGTTCTAGCAGAAAACTCTTTTGAGTTGATTCATGTGCCAAGATCCAGAAAGAACTCTTCAGATATAAGCCTTATCACTGGTGCCATTGAGCTTTTGTATCAGTACCCTCATATCACTAGGTATATTCTTATTACCGGTGATAGTGATTTCCGTTCTTTGCTTTTAACCTTTAGAAAGCAGGGTCGTGAGACTTTTATAATTTGTGATGCTAAGACTGCAAGTGAGGATTTGTTGTCATTAGCTGATGATTTTAAAGATTTTCGTGATCTGCTTCCTACAGAAAAGGAAGATCCACATCCTGTTGTTGAAGAGGATCCTGCTGATCCTGAGGCGGATCGCTTTTTTGCCTATGGTCTATTAATGGAAGCGGTAGACGACATGATTCGAAGAGGTAAGAAGACAGGGTTGGGTGCTGTAAAGGTGCGCATGAGAATTTTGAATAAAACCTTTGATGAAGGTTTATATGGGTTCGATAGTTGGAGCGAATTTATAGCGCAAGCTGTCGAGTCTGGTTATATTGAACTAGAGAGAGATGATAAGACGACATTGATTAAACCTGCAGGGGAAGGACTTCAGCAAAGTGACGAAGGTATTCATGTTGCTTTGCGCACTCTTATTGAAGTATTAAGTCATCTTGATGGTAAAATCCCCCACTCTTATCACTCTTTTGGCAAGGTAAATGATCGGCTAAAAGAGAAGAATATTATATATAATCAGATGGGTTTTAAGAAGCTGAAAGATTTTATTCAGGCTGCAGAGATGCGGGGCTTGGTAGAAACCAAGAATGATCATCTTAAGTATTATGTTAAAAGGCTATAA
- a CDS encoding sensor domain-containing diguanylate cyclase: MKALFLFFILPLTLFAEDISLNNAYLDLSSYAWVEGDKVSLSGDWQFYPSQFITSPTYGINGYIQELPGPLNIIDNGVSSPFGYGTYMSVIDIGDKPRDFYLIVPMIKTAAKIYVNGVLKFSSGNPGPSSETSLAQLNQGVIDLTNLWGPIRIAIQISNYDIDPGGLHHPIKLILKNNYLKKVSLDQHLDMLMIGIFLSLLIQQFISFFITRQVANIHTGLLGLVLISRTYFSIFIEFINQVTSLSIGQIERINTLILILGSNLGYRITKDWFPKESNKVIQWIVDILSVILSLIIIFAPLSMVTKSLLVFQIFIVFVAVLVAVIAFLALKHKRRNSYWYSIIYFALIALVINDILYSYEIIHTGYYVGYGLIVLILVQFVMVIHKERQNLFKIRSYRDQLEGANLKLRHMNDNLERLVFVRTRSLETELKIREEEAFKDSLTGVWNRRGFEKLATRAEDIYAHSQISYSIVLIDLDFFKQLNDTYGHKAGDEALQFITNHFLKHIRPDDLFVRWGGEEFLLLYDSCTLNNAYQAVELIRKDLDNSKFIHNGKRIIMSFTAGIAERKEAMSLESCLQLADDRLYKGKGSGRNKTVID; the protein is encoded by the coding sequence ATGAAGGCATTATTTCTTTTTTTTATACTCCCCCTAACCCTGTTTGCAGAGGACATCTCTTTAAATAATGCCTATTTGGATTTATCCTCTTATGCGTGGGTAGAAGGAGATAAGGTTTCCTTGAGCGGGGATTGGCAGTTCTATCCTAGTCAATTTATTACCTCTCCCACTTATGGCATAAATGGATATATCCAAGAGCTTCCGGGACCGCTAAATATTATAGATAATGGTGTTTCTTCCCCTTTTGGGTATGGAACCTATATGAGTGTTATTGATATAGGGGATAAACCAAGAGATTTTTATCTCATAGTTCCTATGATTAAAACTGCAGCAAAGATCTATGTGAATGGTGTCTTAAAATTTTCCTCTGGTAATCCTGGTCCTTCTTCTGAGACTAGTTTAGCGCAATTGAATCAAGGAGTTATCGACTTAACCAATTTGTGGGGACCTATTAGAATAGCCATTCAAATATCGAACTATGATATCGATCCTGGTGGTCTTCATCATCCTATCAAGCTGATACTCAAAAATAATTATTTGAAGAAGGTAAGTTTGGATCAGCATCTTGATATGTTGATGATTGGAATATTCTTATCTTTACTAATACAACAGTTTATATCATTTTTTATCACAAGACAGGTGGCTAATATTCATACTGGATTGTTGGGCTTGGTTCTTATCTCAAGGACATATTTCTCTATTTTCATTGAGTTTATTAATCAGGTCACCTCTTTAAGTATAGGTCAGATAGAGCGCATCAATACTTTGATATTGATTTTGGGATCCAATTTGGGATACCGAATTACAAAGGATTGGTTCCCAAAAGAATCAAACAAGGTTATTCAATGGATAGTGGACATTTTATCTGTTATTCTCTCTTTGATTATCATCTTTGCTCCATTATCAATGGTTACAAAGTCTTTGTTAGTATTCCAGATATTCATTGTTTTTGTGGCTGTATTGGTTGCTGTAATTGCTTTTCTGGCCTTAAAACATAAAAGACGTAATTCTTATTGGTATTCCATTATATATTTTGCTCTTATTGCATTAGTGATTAATGATATATTATATAGTTATGAAATCATTCATACTGGCTATTATGTTGGTTATGGTTTGATTGTTTTGATCCTTGTTCAGTTTGTAATGGTAATTCATAAAGAGCGGCAGAACTTATTTAAGATAAGGTCTTATCGAGATCAATTGGAGGGAGCCAACCTTAAACTACGACATATGAATGACAATCTGGAACGCCTGGTTTTTGTTCGAACGAGATCTTTGGAAACGGAACTCAAAATCAGAGAAGAGGAAGCTTTTAAGGATTCTTTGACTGGTGTCTGGAATCGTAGAGGCTTTGAAAAACTGGCAACTCGTGCTGAGGATATATATGCTCATTCTCAGATATCTTATTCGATAGTACTAATTGATTTGGACTTTTTTAAGCAACTTAATGATACCTATGGTCATAAAGCTGGTGATGAAGCTCTGCAATTTATAACTAATCATTTTCTTAAGCATATCCGCCCTGATGATTTATTTGTACGTTGGGGGGGGGAAGAATTTTTGTTACTATATGATAGTTGTACCTTAAATAATGCCTATCAGGCGGTTGAATTGATTCGGAAGGATCTAGATAATTCCAAGTTCATTCATAACGGTAAGAGAATAATAATGAGCTTTACAGCAGGTATAGCTGAACGAAAAGAAGCCATGTCTTTAGAATCCTGTTTGCAATTAGCTGATGATAGGCTGTATAAAGGTAAGGGTTCTGGACGTAATAAAACAGTAATTGACTAA
- a CDS encoding AMMECR1 domain-containing protein: MKLIMGVFISTFLLVCCGQNQSPVFISDRHGDSYTYLKENLSHRNPITVIQLDYHHDMGPGPGKETPTSYNWLGGLVEQDYVKEIYWVSGRNLQKPNFNARKAWLLRKISPDPLGISQTKENKVHIVDWPQLMEIKSSIKKPIVITLDLDILTIDPGDDPDKFLSEMLDFIEEMDPEYTTLSLSAAYQRNPQKGWYWFNQSLHHFRQQKHPIILDGGDEQRTAESQEELTSWYQWNQRSLNTDYGYYFAPGLELWNEAPQSTWEEFAHLDITSYDPSLNQTIKLLYRELSLKPSDTKLHKWIRKSQSYIKEIYTEQKDGYYQKPPPPAFDKTNGQGLAVRFIKGREDRGCISYYQGITDIEGALRSATYEAALTDPRYAPITKSELPDIDIEISLFSNFNKMDNPMDFIPGVDTLLMDFQGNRTLLQASLAVERDLSRRQFLQTLSRKATGDPHTWKHEGVIFSKASTVYGRRPVDDSRR; encoded by the coding sequence ATGAAGTTAATAATGGGTGTCTTTATATCAACATTTCTTTTAGTGTGCTGTGGACAGAATCAAAGCCCCGTATTCATTAGTGATAGACACGGAGACTCCTACACTTATCTTAAGGAAAACCTTTCCCATCGTAATCCAATCACTGTCATTCAATTAGATTATCACCATGATATGGGCCCCGGGCCTGGTAAGGAGACTCCCACAAGTTATAACTGGCTGGGGGGGCTAGTAGAACAGGATTACGTTAAAGAGATCTATTGGGTATCAGGGAGGAATCTCCAAAAGCCGAACTTTAATGCTCGTAAAGCCTGGCTACTACGTAAAATTTCACCTGATCCCTTAGGAATCAGTCAAACAAAAGAAAATAAGGTTCATATAGTCGACTGGCCACAACTTATGGAGATCAAGTCCTCTATTAAAAAACCTATAGTTATCACCCTGGATCTCGATATATTGACCATCGATCCCGGTGATGATCCAGATAAGTTTCTATCAGAAATGCTTGACTTCATAGAGGAAATGGATCCGGAATACACGACACTATCCTTATCAGCCGCTTATCAGAGGAATCCCCAAAAGGGATGGTATTGGTTCAATCAAAGTCTTCATCATTTTCGACAGCAAAAACATCCTATTATCCTTGATGGCGGAGATGAACAGAGGACAGCAGAAAGTCAGGAAGAACTCACAAGCTGGTACCAATGGAATCAGCGTTCTCTAAATACTGATTATGGCTATTACTTCGCTCCCGGGTTGGAGTTATGGAATGAAGCCCCTCAATCTACCTGGGAAGAATTCGCTCATTTAGATATTACCTCATACGATCCTTCTCTAAATCAGACTATCAAGCTCCTTTATAGAGAATTATCACTTAAACCATCAGATACAAAACTACATAAATGGATAAGGAAATCTCAGAGCTATATAAAGGAAATATATACAGAACAAAAGGATGGATACTATCAAAAGCCCCCTCCCCCCGCTTTTGACAAGACAAACGGTCAAGGCCTCGCAGTCCGTTTCATTAAAGGAAGAGAAGATAGAGGTTGTATATCGTATTATCAAGGAATTACAGATATAGAGGGAGCCCTTCGGTCAGCCACCTATGAAGCAGCTTTAACAGATCCTCGCTATGCCCCTATTACAAAATCCGAACTGCCTGATATAGATATAGAAATATCCCTATTCTCTAATTTTAACAAAATGGACAATCCTATGGACTTTATTCCTGGTGTTGATACCTTACTTATGGATTTCCAGGGGAACAGAACCCTATTACAGGCATCCCTTGCCGTTGAAAGAGATCTTTCAAGACGGCAATTCCTACAAACATTGAGTCGAAAGGCGACAGGAGACCCTCATACCTGGAAGCATGAGGGAGTTATATTTTCCAAAGCCTCTACGGTTTATGGGCGAAGACCGGTTGATGATTCCAGAAGGTAA
- a CDS encoding DUF3160 domain-containing protein, with product MNKIKTHTLISLFFIVLLSMGCQKETAPVEEITTPVVTEEKPAPKPKEEEIVKKVETNKKFNPLPSSDFDWNIIDTSGRIKAAEAHAQYLDDEFSFLPLPVGPDSEETAVVGSQLGQFYPHVDSSNGVDTSSLRKGIPLPLGTIIPILGRVNNPDDTYYGMYVYEDDYNYFYLTKYEDQEGIIWGADLAGLNQSPQHNQITAQMYQNKNHYDQFPQFIGSYLLNDEEKSYLLENKMLIQKVKDSEYSLSLQRPDDMLSLYIQEARDKQAPIFISTDLIAQGLHLFFDKFLQYTEENQMAPRLTELNKAYLKTLETDYSSPTQEDSLYGDAYQGVLTYFQVADCLMALAPKVEISDDYRRTVTYAEVDQDAVISSYPQAVREEVKLIMEANQAVLSPNFNYEEDYTQYKPRGHYTKNGILSAYFRCMMWYGRLHFYMSAGNPPDSSLIEISTQKLPMVALINDMTVSRPSLFEEWKALFDPITDLIGASDDLSFYDVSPFFEGLAIDNLQTWIDSVDQVRSAVDLAGTTLRKPLISGNSVFDAPSDNLNPPLGWRLFGQRFTWDSYVHEKVSPPRLMSRDIVRGLDIMKAFGSDTADRLLMASDYPEMEGLENKLDELEAEFYSKSDDFWSSNYYNSTLNMIRTQARFDSSMGFYFTQSPLYGVKAMLSSHGTWAALRHDTILYVKQVYAERAGDGDYEPTFRIEKIPHPIHYIEPNIPFYKGALEAIRGIYESGSKYGFLDENYVKKIKDWNTLLTRITKIVQLEYKDESVSDEDVLWIRTIPQQLMPLVTPPDSGYASYLDDPTKLRGAIIADVFTNSELGVALEVGTGIPYRLLVALDDGQGGMRIATGYTFSYYEFLVPQNKRMTNEEWRAIVYPFGNDLSQYEPFWIQGVPEDPRK from the coding sequence GTGAATAAGATAAAAACACATACACTCATAAGCCTATTCTTTATTGTTCTTCTTAGTATGGGCTGTCAGAAAGAAACGGCACCAGTAGAAGAAATAACAACTCCTGTCGTGACAGAAGAAAAACCAGCACCAAAGCCAAAGGAGGAAGAAATTGTGAAAAAAGTTGAAACAAATAAAAAATTCAATCCCTTACCTTCCTCAGATTTCGACTGGAATATAATTGACACATCAGGAAGAATTAAAGCAGCAGAAGCTCATGCCCAGTATTTGGACGACGAGTTCAGCTTTCTCCCTTTGCCAGTAGGACCTGATAGTGAAGAAACTGCTGTAGTAGGTAGTCAATTGGGTCAATTCTATCCTCATGTGGACAGCTCAAATGGTGTTGATACGAGTAGTTTAAGAAAGGGAATACCTCTTCCCCTGGGAACAATAATTCCCATTTTAGGAAGGGTGAATAATCCTGACGACACTTATTATGGAATGTATGTTTATGAGGATGATTATAACTATTTTTATCTAACCAAATATGAAGATCAAGAAGGCATTATCTGGGGGGCGGATTTAGCAGGTCTTAACCAAAGTCCCCAGCACAATCAGATAACAGCCCAAATGTATCAGAATAAGAATCACTATGATCAGTTTCCCCAGTTTATAGGATCTTATCTTCTCAATGATGAAGAAAAATCCTATCTCCTCGAGAACAAGATGCTTATACAAAAGGTAAAAGACTCAGAGTACTCCCTTAGTCTACAAAGACCAGATGATATGCTTTCCTTATATATACAAGAGGCACGGGATAAACAAGCGCCTATCTTTATAAGTACGGATTTAATAGCTCAAGGACTTCATTTATTCTTTGATAAGTTCCTCCAATACACCGAGGAAAATCAAATGGCCCCTAGACTTACAGAATTAAATAAGGCCTATCTAAAGACTCTTGAAACAGACTATTCCTCTCCAACCCAGGAAGATAGTCTTTATGGGGACGCTTACCAGGGGGTGCTTACTTATTTTCAAGTGGCGGATTGTCTTATGGCCTTAGCTCCTAAAGTGGAAATCAGTGATGATTACCGACGGACCGTAACTTATGCGGAAGTAGATCAAGACGCCGTGATTAGCTCGTATCCCCAAGCCGTTAGGGAAGAAGTTAAGCTCATTATGGAAGCTAATCAGGCTGTGTTGTCACCCAACTTTAATTATGAAGAAGACTACACCCAATACAAACCTCGGGGACATTATACTAAGAATGGTATTCTTAGTGCTTACTTTAGATGCATGATGTGGTATGGCAGGTTACATTTCTATATGTCTGCAGGTAATCCTCCTGATTCTAGTCTTATTGAAATTAGTACTCAAAAACTCCCTATGGTAGCTTTGATCAATGATATGACTGTTAGTCGGCCTTCTTTATTTGAAGAATGGAAGGCTCTTTTTGATCCTATCACCGATTTGATTGGTGCTAGTGATGATCTATCCTTTTATGATGTATCACCTTTCTTTGAGGGATTGGCCATTGATAATCTTCAGACATGGATTGACTCTGTAGATCAGGTTCGATCTGCGGTTGATTTGGCAGGGACAACTTTACGTAAGCCTCTTATCTCAGGTAACAGTGTATTTGATGCTCCCTCGGATAACCTTAATCCGCCCCTGGGATGGCGTTTGTTTGGTCAACGTTTCACTTGGGATTCCTATGTCCATGAAAAGGTCTCCCCCCCTCGATTAATGAGTCGAGATATTGTCAGAGGATTGGATATTATGAAAGCCTTTGGATCTGATACGGCGGATCGTTTATTAATGGCCAGTGATTACCCAGAAATGGAGGGATTGGAGAACAAACTTGACGAATTAGAGGCTGAGTTTTATTCAAAATCGGATGACTTTTGGTCCTCTAACTACTATAACAGCACTTTAAATATGATACGAACTCAAGCACGTTTTGATTCTTCAATGGGATTTTATTTTACCCAAAGTCCCCTCTATGGGGTAAAGGCTATGTTATCTTCCCATGGTACATGGGCGGCTCTTCGTCACGATACGATTCTTTATGTGAAGCAAGTTTATGCCGAGCGTGCCGGTGATGGAGATTATGAACCTACCTTTAGGATTGAGAAGATTCCCCATCCTATTCATTATATTGAACCTAACATCCCTTTTTACAAGGGGGCTCTTGAAGCCATTAGAGGTATTTATGAATCGGGTAGTAAATATGGTTTTCTTGATGAGAACTATGTGAAGAAGATCAAAGACTGGAATACCTTGCTTACAAGAATCACTAAAATCGTTCAATTAGAGTATAAAGATGAGTCTGTTTCTGATGAAGATGTTCTTTGGATTAGAACGATTCCCCAACAACTAATGCCCTTAGTAACTCCTCCAGATTCGGGATATGCCTCCTATTTGGATGATCCAACTAAGCTTAGAGGGGCTATTATAGCGGATGTTTTCACCAACTCTGAGTTGGGAGTCGCGCTGGAAGTTGGTACGGGAATTCCCTATCGCCTTTTGGTTGCTCTTGATGATGGACAAGGAGGCATGAGAATTGCCACTGGATATACCTTTAGCTACTATGAATTCCTAGTTCCTCAAAATAAGAGAATGACCAATGAAGAATGGCGGGCTATTGTGTATCCCTTTGGAAATGATTTAAGTCAATATGAACCTTTCTGGATACAAGGTGTGCCAGAGGATCCTAGAAAGTAA
- the pyk gene encoding pyruvate kinase, translated as MVSKQTKIVATVSDLDCAVEHVTALYEAGMNVVRLNTAHQTHEGSLEVINNVRAVSKNIALLLDTKGPEVRTAGFEDPIEVAEGEEILITKDAPQGKGFQTNYDGFVDDVTVGCQILIDDGETALEVVAKKPGVLTAKVLNSGKIKKKKSINVPDVHLELPSITEKDKNYIKFAAEHDLDFIAHSFVRNAQDVKDVQSLLDEYGSSAKIVAKIENREGVENLDEILDHAYAIMVARGDLGIEIPAEEVPFIQKQMIAKCIERGKPVITATQMLHTMIENPRPTRAEVSDVANAIFDGTDAIMLSGETAYGKYPLEAVKTMTRIAQMVESQKPKMRDRDVFTGKNPIRNYMTEAAIKASLHLPVKAMVVDTQTGRTARIIATYRSNIPAFVKCHDAEVVRLLSLSYGIFPEYMPLPNSTDELVTKALKSSVESGDLKDDDVVVVLAGTPGRSEASNFLEINTVEMVLKGRA; from the coding sequence ATGGTTAGTAAGCAGACTAAAATCGTCGCTACAGTCAGCGATCTTGATTGTGCTGTTGAACACGTTACAGCCCTATATGAAGCGGGAATGAACGTGGTACGTCTTAACACAGCACACCAGACTCATGAAGGATCACTTGAGGTTATAAATAATGTAAGGGCCGTATCAAAAAATATAGCTTTACTCCTCGACACAAAAGGCCCAGAGGTACGTACAGCGGGTTTTGAAGATCCTATTGAGGTCGCTGAAGGAGAAGAAATTCTCATCACTAAGGATGCTCCTCAAGGTAAAGGTTTTCAAACAAATTATGATGGATTTGTAGATGATGTAACTGTTGGTTGTCAGATATTAATTGACGATGGTGAAACAGCTCTTGAAGTAGTTGCCAAGAAACCAGGAGTATTAACTGCTAAGGTTCTTAACTCAGGTAAGATTAAGAAGAAGAAGAGTATCAACGTTCCTGACGTTCACCTTGAACTTCCTTCTATCACTGAAAAAGATAAGAATTATATCAAATTTGCAGCAGAACACGATCTAGATTTTATCGCACACTCTTTTGTTCGAAATGCTCAGGATGTAAAAGATGTTCAGTCTCTTCTTGATGAGTATGGTTCTAGTGCAAAAATCGTAGCTAAGATTGAAAACCGTGAAGGTGTTGAAAATCTTGATGAGATCCTGGATCACGCCTACGCTATTATGGTAGCCCGTGGTGACCTTGGTATTGAAATCCCAGCAGAGGAAGTACCTTTTATTCAGAAGCAAATGATCGCTAAATGTATTGAACGAGGTAAGCCCGTTATTACAGCAACTCAAATGCTTCACACTATGATCGAAAACCCAAGACCAACAAGAGCTGAAGTATCAGATGTAGCTAATGCTATTTTTGATGGAACTGATGCTATTATGTTATCTGGGGAAACAGCTTATGGTAAATATCCATTAGAAGCTGTCAAAACTATGACACGTATTGCTCAGATGGTAGAAAGCCAGAAGCCAAAGATGCGTGATAGAGACGTATTTACTGGTAAGAATCCTATTAGAAATTACATGACTGAGGCAGCTATCAAAGCTAGTCTTCATCTTCCTGTTAAGGCCATGGTTGTGGACACGCAAACAGGTCGAACAGCTAGAATTATAGCCACATACCGATCAAACATTCCTGCATTTGTTAAATGTCATGATGCAGAAGTTGTTAGATTGCTTAGTCTTTCTTATGGTATTTTCCCTGAATATATGCCTTTACCAAATAGTACTGATGAATTAGTTACAAAGGCTCTTAAATCTTCAGTAGAATCTGGTGATCTTAAGGACGACGATGTAGTTGTTGTTCTAGCTGGAACTCCTGGACGATCAGAAGCTTCTAACTTCCTTGAAATCAATACTGTAGAAATGGTACTTAAAGGACGAGCTTAA
- the amrB gene encoding AmmeMemoRadiSam system protein B, translated as MKSLLAILPLLLLFMGCYPEGDPVWDVKGEVYPDVGPQYQEDVMNEEDFPLGGTVSHHLLAGQLIEDWFAELKHHRQVRTFFILSPRHWDMGTGDYSISDGSWQTLLGRVDSDQDLVRALSTELECEVDRSAFVIEHGIRIFMPFIKKYFPNARVVAIDYKGEPPVNTPIAAKLWSSLSPYFQGVGIQDNFLLISTDYSHHADPEYTAFKDGRSRRFLSNPGLKTWNFVGCDNRPGIYVLAELAESLNKPNISVMYHSNSYLLSGQDRDDITSYFFTYLLESSTGLRP; from the coding sequence ATGAAAAGTTTACTAGCTATATTACCTCTCCTTCTGCTTTTCATGGGATGTTATCCCGAAGGCGATCCCGTATGGGATGTAAAAGGGGAGGTTTATCCCGATGTGGGACCCCAATATCAGGAAGATGTCATGAATGAAGAAGACTTTCCCCTAGGTGGCACGGTCAGTCATCACTTGCTAGCGGGCCAATTAATCGAGGATTGGTTTGCAGAACTAAAACACCATAGGCAGGTGCGAACCTTTTTTATTCTTAGTCCTCGCCATTGGGATATGGGGACAGGCGACTATTCTATAAGCGATGGGAGTTGGCAAACTTTACTAGGTCGTGTGGATTCTGATCAGGATTTAGTCAGAGCCCTGTCAACGGAATTAGAGTGTGAAGTCGATAGAAGTGCCTTCGTTATAGAACATGGAATAAGGATCTTCATGCCTTTTATTAAGAAGTACTTCCCAAATGCTAGGGTGGTCGCTATCGATTATAAAGGTGAGCCCCCTGTTAATACACCTATTGCGGCCAAGTTATGGTCTAGCTTATCACCTTATTTTCAAGGTGTAGGTATTCAGGATAACTTCCTTCTTATATCCACAGACTACTCTCATCATGCTGATCCCGAATACACTGCCTTTAAAGATGGTCGATCCCGACGTTTTTTAAGTAATCCTGGTCTGAAGACTTGGAACTTTGTTGGTTGTGATAATCGACCAGGGATATATGTTCTAGCAGAGCTAGCAGAAAGCTTAAATAAACCGAACATATCTGTAATGTATCATAGTAATTCTTACCTATTATCTGGCCAGGACAGGGATGATATTACAAGTTACTTTTTTACTTACCTTCTGGAATCATCAACCGGTCTTCGCCCATAA